A genome region from Euphorbia lathyris chromosome 4, ddEupLath1.1, whole genome shotgun sequence includes the following:
- the LOC136227014 gene encoding taxadiene 5-alpha hydroxylase-like — protein sequence MITQLVEKNINNIFLNYCKNTMDSLWSSPSSSSLQTPLTLTITFLTLITLIAAYLYSILRLSLHLQGKKIPAGSFGFPVIGESISFLRACKQDKIDEWLENRIKKYGAFFKTSLFGSKFVVLSGQIGSRLVFQGGDNGISYQQPKTVVNIIGKHNLFELTGVKHKVIRGSILGFFKPESIQRFVSQIDLRVEKELLKELEGKDSIKIVDLMKKIAFSIAWSTFFGFPDGIEKDKVLEDFKIIMKGLRSIPVNFPGTGYNNALKARARLCKRLSELVMIKKQEMEVKTNESFLSELVNLRDENGEPLAEDVILDNILMLILASHDTVAVLLTLFIRHLSRDKEVYNAVVQEQMEVMKAKRNGRVSWKEIKMMKYTWRVAQELMRLRHSLPSFVRQTTRDINFEGLHIPKGWQEFDPSRFENSKKNYPPYTYLAFGAGPRICPGAEFGRIEAMLVIHHFVTKYEWKEMAPDESITINPMPYPSMGLPVRFHFKNNH from the exons atgatTACTCAGTTAGTAGAGAAGAATATCAACAACATTTTCCTAAATTACTGTAAAAACACCATGGATTCCCTATGGAGCTcaccttcatcttcttcacttcAAACACCATTAACCCTCACAATAACTTTCCTAACACTGATCACTCTCATTGCAGCCTATCTTTACTCTATTCTGAGACTTTCCCTACATCTTCAAGGCAAGAAAATTCCGGCTGGTTCGTTCGGATTTCCGGTGATCGGAGAATCAATCAGCTTCCTTAGGGCATGTAAACAAGACAAGATTGATGAATGGTTAGAAAACCGTATAAAAAAGTACGGTGCGTTCTTCAAAACATCATTATTCGGGTCCAAATTTGTAGTTCTTTCTGGTCAAATTGGAAGCCGACTGGTTTTTCAAGGTGGAGATAATGGAATTTCTTATCAGCAACCTAAGACTGTTGTGAATATAATTGGGAAACATAATCTGTTTGAGCTGACCGGAGTGAAGCATAAGGTTATCAGAGGatcaattttagggttttttaaaCCGGAGAGTATTCAACGATTTGTTTCTCAAATTGATTTGAGAGTTGAGAAAGAATTGCTCAAG GAACTTGAAGGAAAGGATTCCATAAAGATTGTAGATCTAATGAAGAAGATTGCATTCAGTATTGCTTGGAGTACATTTTTTGGATTTCCAGATGGGATAGAGAAAGACAAAGTGTTGGaagattttaaaataataatgaaaggACTAAGGTCAATTCCAGTGAATTTTCCTGGAACTGGATATAACAATGCCTTGAAAGCTAGGGCTAGACTGTGTAAAAGGTTATCAGAACTTGTCATGATCAAGAAACAAGAAATGGAAGTGAAAACCAATGAAAGTTTCCTCTCAGAACTTGTTAATCTAAGAGATGAAAATGGTGAACCATTGGCTGAAGATGTGATTCTTGATAACATCTTGATGTTGATCTTGGCTAGCCATGATACTGTAGCAGTTCTTTTGACCCTTTTCATTAGACACCTCTCTAGAGATAAGGAGGTGTATAACGCGGTGGTTCAAG AACAAATGGAAGTGATGAAGGCTAAAAGAAATGGAAGGGTGAGTTGGAAGGAAATCAAAATGATGAAGTATACATGGAGAGTAGCTCAAGAGTTGATGAGATTACGTCATTCGCTTCCATCCTTCGTCCGACAAACAACTAGAGACATTAATTTCGAGGGATTGCACATTCCGAAAGGATGGCAG GAGTTTGATCCATCAAGATTTGAAAATTCTAAGAAAAATTATCCTCCATACACATACCTTGCGTTCGGAGCAGGACCACGAATATGTCCCGGAGCCGAATTTGGTAGAATCGAAGCCATGCTCGTAATTCATCATTTCGTAACAAAATATGAGTGGAAAGAAATGGCACCGGATGAATCTATCACTATTAATCCCATGCCTTATCCAAGCATGGGTCTTCCGGTGAGATTTCACTTCAAGaataatcattaa